A window of Choristoneura fumiferana chromosome 8, NRCan_CFum_1, whole genome shotgun sequence contains these coding sequences:
- the LOC141430252 gene encoding MAPK regulated corepressor interacting protein 2, which translates to MYTVSKGPSKIVAKTRRGLSQNLERLDSRKEQNRKSSESDNGEIINMPKPVFHSNGKKTVHQRIQQHVITPQHEEIIRFISETWTQSAYGDSEPSTPTSSGSDSSSPVPPSSLFYHDESPSPALHDFKPFDLDTWWGKRLFQNITNSL; encoded by the exons atgtatacaGTCTCCAAAGGACCCAGCAAAATCGTAGCCAAAACACGAAGgg GTCTTTCACAGAATTTGGAACGATTAGACAGCCGTAAAGAGCAAAATAGAAAGTCTTCTGAATCGGACAATGGAGAAATTATCAA TATGCCCAAACCAGTATTTCATTCAAATGGTAAAAAGACAGTTCACCAAAGAATACAGCAACACGTGATTACACCGCAACACGAAGAAATCATCAGGTTTATAAGTGAAA CTTGGACACAATCGGCTTATGGTGACAGTGAACCTTCAACACCTACAAGTTCTG gTTCAGACAGCTCGTCTCCTGTGCCTCCCTCCAGCCTCTTTTACCATGATGAGTCCCCAAGCCCAGCATTGCATGACTTCAAGCCCTTCGACCTAGACACGTGGTGGGGCAAACGGCTCTTCCAAAATATCACCAACTCCCTGTAA
- the LOC141430281 gene encoding uncharacterized protein, whose translation MQCYQINNETYSDSLKSVTVNDYPQDSIQQSSFVNGLHNARKILHDLQESLKMTREYEKQLMRCRNSHAHKPRDWWESEQEDHQKYSDTSTEMFGNVVFAESWSAMSIVCLQYQYEELSKRYKFLLEINEERCKAVGAKDAQLQQLQELAESTHAQLLEAHKTLLAVGEKYMAMRQRKRAQKYLYAKRVKQLKSTVEDLLVAADQAWETLDARLARVMRSERQGGAALLLAEIRKCNHLCLENLRLKAQIQELAPWDR comes from the exons ATGCAGTGCTATCAAATAAACAATGAGACTTATTCCGACAGTCTGAAGAGCGTAACTGTGAACGACTATCCA CAAGACTCCATACAGCAATCGTCCTTCGTCAATGGCTTACACAATGCTCGGAAAATCTTGCACGACCTGCAAGAAAGCCTGAAGATGACCAGGGAATATGAAAAACAGTTGATGCGATGTCGCAACTCGCACGCCCACAAACCCAGGGACTGGTGGGAAAGCGAACAGGAAGATCATCAGAAATATTCAGACACAA GCACAGAAATGTTTGGTAACGTCGTCTTTGCGGAGTCTTGGTCGGCTATGAGCATTGTATGTTTGCAATACCA ATACGAAGAGCTGTCAAAGCGCTACAAATTCCTTCTCGAGATTAACGAAGAGCGTTGCAAAGCTGTCGGCGCCAAAGACGCGCAGTTGCAGCAACTCCAGGAGCTTGCAGAGTCCACTCACGCGCAGCTTTTGGAGGCCCACAAAACGCTGCTCGCCGTCGGGGAGAAGTATATGGCTATGAGACAAAGGAAGCGTGCGCAA AAGTACTTGTACGCCAAGCGTGTTAAGCAGCTAAAAAGCACAGTGGAGGACTTGCTGGTCGCTGCAGACCAGGCTTGGGAGACGCTGGACGCGCGGCTGGCGAGGGTCATGAGGAGCGAGCGGCAGGGAGGCGCCGCGCTCCTCCTGGCTGAG ATTCGAAAATGCAACCATCTGTGCCTTGAAAATCTGCGTCTGAAGGCCCAAATACAAGAACTTGCCCCGTGGGATCGTTAA
- the LOC141430280 gene encoding uncharacterized protein — MEDLNYLLKCSVIELLNNRSQLLTNVTVSVPSEVTKTAGYSAVVGIILAFLSNGFFTQKFRAILSVPSLELKKDSSVNSKTFQRTIALSALALLLPLLAVFLFFAFVYKLLCSVIIKRRDKHFVDFLDSFDVFWSLEDDTTKSVINVLGVIESDSSCSVVNNIKEKLQNIFPNNSTDKIFFRRSEEFGFYYWRRYSNVDINQYVETVELPAKANSQNMKDLENLMTEIGNQSLPYNDEGLFKILITKQRVGNYNGEKGEYGIIFRIHHSVGDGVALIEFLCKTLADNKDDCPVNMFTNPESYNTKISQSPKNLIEMMEKLWKMPICLIDGVLRKPDENPLHGPGLQNKRIFKWTESDENLLTMVKDIKNSVDKIKFTDVLATALSSGLHNFFLKTNTRIPEEVSVVLPVRFPKALTEDIDFRLENDFSVTILDLPMKRCSIEKVQQRCNALRQSADPLTNYYLLKLLNSVLPKLLLQSLLNSSQATMVFSNMPGPSQLSICSGVLKKLVFFVPHRGNTGVGVTALCYDKVLRFGASADTSLVSEPADLALILDGMVSEIKRLHQEHVK; from the exons ATGGAggatttgaattatttattaaagtgTTCAGTGATAGAGCTATTAAATAATAGGTCCCAGTTATTGACGAATGTAACCGTAAGTGTACCATCGGAAGTAACTAAAACCGCGGGGTATAGTGCCGTTGTTGGGATCATCTTGGCATTTTTAAGTAATGGATTCTTTACTCAAAAG TTCCGTGCAATATTATCTGTTCCTTCTTTAGAACTGAAGAAGGATTCGAGTGTTAATTctaaaacatttcaaagaacAATTGCTTTGTCTGCATTAGCGTTACTTCTGCCATTGTTGGCAGTGTTTCTGTTTTTTGCATTCGTTTATAAACTGTTGTGCTCCGTAATAATCAAGAGAAGGGATAAACATTTTGTGGACTTTCTCGATAGTTTTGACGTTTTCTGGAGTTTAGAAGACGATACCACGAAGAGTGTTATTAACGTCCTCGGAGTCATAGAATCTGATTCATCATGTTCTGTGGTCAATAACATCAAAGAGAAATTACAGAATATCTTTCCTAATAATTCTACAGACAAAATATTCTTTAGAAGGAGTGAAGAATTTGGATTTTATTACTGGAGAAGATACAGCAATGTCGATATTAACCAATACGTAGAAACGGTGGAACTTCCAGCGAAGGCCAATTCACAAAATATGAAAGACCTAGAAAATCTGATGACTGAAATAGGAAACCAGTCACTGCCTTACAACGACGAGGGACTATTCAAAATTTTAATCACTAAACAAAGAGTCGGTAATTACAACGGCGAAAAGGGAGAATATGGTATTATTTTCAGGATACATCATTCCGTTGGAGATGGAGTAGCTTTGATTGAGTTTCTATGTAAAACTTTAGCTGACAACAAAGACGATTGCCCGGTGAACATGTTTACGAATCCTGAGTCGTACAATACTAAAATTTCACAGTCTCCTAAAAATTTGATTGAGATGATGGAAAAGCTATGGAAAATGCCCATTTGCCTTATAGATGGGGTTCTCAGAAAACCTGACGAAAACCCACTACACGGGCCGGGATTGCAAAATAAAAGAATCTTTAAATGGACAGAATCTGATGAGAATCTTTTAACAATGGTGAAAGATATAAAAAACAgtgtagataaaattaaattcactGATGTTTTAGCGACTGCTTTGTCTAGTGGTTTGCACAATTTCTTTTTAAAG ACGAATACCCGTATTCCCGAAGAAGTATCAGTAGTTTTGCCAGTTAGGTTTCCTAAGGCATTAACGGAAGACATTGACTTTAGGTTGGAGAACGATTTTAGTGTAACTATCTTAGACTTGCCAATGAAGAGGTGCAGCATAGAAAAAGTTCAACAACGTTGCAATGCATTACGGCAAAGTGCAGACCCTCTG ACGAATTATTACCTCCTCAAGTTACTGAACAGCGTCCTACCGAAGCTATTGCTGCAGTCTCTCTTGAACAGCAGCCAAGCCACCATGGTTTTCAGCAATATGCCAGGCCCGAGCCAGTTGAGCATCTGCAGCGGGGTACTCAAGAAACTGGTCTTCTTTGTGCCACATAGAGGGAATACTG GTGTTGGTGTAACAGCCTTATGCTATGACAAGGTTCTCCGTTTCGGTGCCTCCGCAGACACTTCTCTAGTCTCCGAGCCGGCAGACCTGGCTCTCATCCTGGACGGCATGGTGTCGGAGATAAAGAGACTGCACCAGGAACACGTCAAATAG